One window of the Rhipicephalus sanguineus isolate Rsan-2018 chromosome 2, BIME_Rsan_1.4, whole genome shotgun sequence genome contains the following:
- the LOC119383505 gene encoding oxytocin receptor — translation MGTGSCGQRGLGGVPLPGTVASWTNGSVEAVVFPDAVVWDASLVQRVVPLSVIMFFTLAGNAAIVAVLARPRAAKRASRVNLFILHLAIGDLAVGLLTQSSEMLFEISGGWVLGGPACKAVVYVQMVTLASTTFILASMSYDRYAAICRPLESRSGLRRAKAMVAVSWAMAFLLALPQLFIFVQVQTGVTTSGRPHYECLSVGYTRHWQRQLYFSWLTIYILVAPGILISACYLRLLRVVWAASGSDGANCLVATSTSSQRSKESDKANGKSSPPLLRRCAQGHPLLSRARAKTLKLTVCIIVSFMLCWIPYFTVHNIRIHSHYCIKVPRTAIILAETAALLNSAVNPVFYGLFNVHIRRGICDILPCGRRRVRWCSGRDSTTSHRTGLLTTTSLAPDAGSVNNLALTTKGRCHQSGQPCGSVTAIPMVAINGNSVVASVV, via the exons ATGGGAACCGGCAGCTGCGGCCAGCGTGGACTGGGAGGTGTACCACTCCCGGGAACTGTGGCCAGCTGGACCAACGGATCGGTCGAAGCCGTCGTGTTCCCAGATGCGGTGGTGTGGGACGCGTCCCTGGTGCAGCGCGTCGTGCCTCTGTCGGTCATCATGTTCTTCACGCTAGCAGGAAACGCCGCCATAGTTGCCGTGCTGGCTCGACCTCGAGCTGCCAAGCGTGCGTCGCGTGTCAACCTCTTCATTTTACACCTGGCTATCGGAGACCTGGCAGTCGGTCTCTTGACGCAGTCGTCCGAAATGCTCTTCGAG ATCTCAGGCGGTTGGGTGCTGGGAGGCCCCGCTTGTAAGGCGGTGGTGTACGTGCAAATGGTGACCCTGGCCTCGACCACGTTCATCTTGGCCTCGATGAGCTACGATCGGTACGCCGCCATCTGCAGGCCTCTTGAGTCACGTTCAGGCCTGCGGCGCGCCAAGGCTATGGTGGCGGTCTCTTGGGCGATGGCCTTTCTGCTTGCCCTGCCGCAGCTGTTCATTTTCGTGCAG GTACAGACTGGTGTGACGACGTCCGGCCGTCCGCATTACGAGTGCCTCAGTGTCGGATACACTCGCCATTGGCAGAGGCAACTTTATTTCTCTTGGCTCACCATATATATCCTTGTGGCGCCGGGCATTCTAATCTCGGCCTGTTACCTGCGCCTCCTCCGCGTCGTGTGGGCGGCATCTGGCTCGGATGGCGCCAACTGTCTCGTCGCCACAAGCACGTCATCGCAGAGAAGCAAAGAAAGCGACAAAGCCAACGGCAAATCGTCACCGCCGTTGCTCCGTCGATGCGCCCAGGGACATCCCCTCCTGTCCAGGGCACGGGCGAAAACACTTAAGCTCACG GTTTGCATCATAGTGAGCTTCATGCTCTGCTGGATCCCGTACTTCACGGTGCACAACAtacgcatccacagccactactGCATCAAGGTGCCGCGGACAGCCATCATCTTAGCCGAGACGGCGGCCCTGCTCAACAGTGCCGTGAACCCGGTGTTCTACGGcctcttcaacgtgcacatacGCCGCGGCATCTGCGACATCCTGCCCTGCGGCCGCCGTCGTGTTCGGTGGTGCAGCGGCCGCGACTCGACCACAAGTCATCGCACTGGCCTCCTCACCACAACGTCATTGGCACCCGATGCCGGATCCGTGAACAATCTCGCGCTGACGACCAAAGGGCGCTGCCACCAAAGTGGTCAGCCCTGTGGCAGCGTCACCGCGATACCCATGGTCGCCATCAACGGGAACTCTGTGGTGGCATCTGTCGTGTGA